In Lates calcarifer isolate ASB-BC8 unplaced genomic scaffold, TLL_Latcal_v3 _unitig_5786_quiver_433, whole genome shotgun sequence, a single genomic region encodes these proteins:
- the llgl2 gene encoding LOW QUALITY PROTEIN: LLGL scribble cell polarity complex component 2 (The sequence of the model RefSeq protein was modified relative to this genomic sequence to represent the inferred CDS: inserted 1 base in 1 codon; deleted 2 bases in 2 codons) — MKRFRRHGQESQRDRLKQELFQFNKAMEHGFPHQPSALGYSPSLQLLAIGNRSGAIKLYGAPGVEFMGLHDENAAVTQVHFLPHQVELVTLLDDNSLHMWTLRAHKGLSELLEIGRFMLXGPPGAPPSVTRVTAVLAHSSGDLLLLGTEGGHVFVVEVPGFRELEERNISLDQVASSVPDDYIGRRNLEHVEALQENPVNPNQVVIGYGRGLMVIWDLEKQCAIQHIPATQQLESVWWTEDGSYILSSHSDGSYCRWMVGGEDVNEEEEKSDIPYGHFPCKAISKIVQLPTVEGPPFLLFSGGMPRASYGDRHCITVIHSKTHVALDFTSRIIDFFVIRDGDTGDPSALVVLVEEELVVIDLQTEGWPVIQTPYLVPLHSSAITCSHHISAIPLKLWERVIAAGELQNTHYSKKPWPITGGQNLASDPPQRDLLLTGHEDGTVCFWDASGVCLYPMYKLSTAGVFHTDTDPNDNMNQGTEGEWPPFRKVGCFDPYSDDPRLGIQKIHLCKYSGYLTVAGTAGQILVLELNDEAAEQTVEAKVVDLLQGQEGFRWKGHTRLDMREEPVLFPPGFQPFALVQCQPPAVVTALTLHSEWKLVAFGTSHGFGLYDYQQKNNVFVKCTLNPSDQLAMEGPLSRVKSIKKSLRQSFRRIRRSRVSLRKHHVNNAAKLQDANARLEAELAEMELAPVQRKIEARSSDDSFTGLVRTLYFADTFLSDSSHNTPSLWAGTNGGCVFAYMLRLPAVEHRADEPITAQPAKEIQLMHRAPVVGIVVLDGHGAPLPEPLEVAHDLARSPDMQGSHHLLVISEEQFKVFTLPKVSAKMKLKLTAVDGSRVRRVGVAWFGSNRSEDYGESGLMVLTNQGDVHVVSLPTVKMQVQYPCIRREDVSGIASCVFTKHGQGFYLISPSEFERFSLSTRHLVEPRCLVEVPPHSGTSTQNRRPPDGASSAHGDQGQDREDAESAARRVMEHALLNDEKVLQEIQKSLEGDQMSLLENNVKSAVA; from the exons tGGAGCATGGTTTCCCCCACCAGCCCAGTGCTTTGGGCTACAGTCCATCCCTGCAGCTTCTGGCCATCGGCAACCGCTCCGGGGCCATCAAACT GTATGGAGCCCCAGGCGTGGAGTTCATGGGTCTACATGATGAGAATGCTGCCGTCACCCAGGTGCACTTCCTCCCCCACCAG GTTGAATTGGTGACTTTGCTGGATGACAACAGTCTGCACATGTGGACTTTAAGAGCCCACAAGGGACTGTCAGAGCTCCTGGAGATAGGACGCTTCATGC CGGGACCACCTGg tgctcCTCCAAGTGTGACCAGAGTGACAGCAGTGCTGGCCCACTCCTCAGGGGACCTGCTGCTGTTGGGCACGGAGGGAGGACATGTCTTTGTAGTTGAAGTCCCCGGGTTCAGAGAGCTTGAAGAGAGGAACATCAGTCTCGACCAAGTCGCCAGCAG tGTACCAGATGACTACATCGGCCGGAGGAATCTGGAACATGTAGAGGCCTTACAGGAGAACCCAGTCAACCCAAACCAGGTTGTTATAGGTTATGGGCGAGGTCTTATGGTCATATGGGATCTGGAGAAACAGTGTGCCATCCAGCACATCCCTGCCACACAG CAACTAGAGAGTGTGTGGTGGACAGAGGATGGGAGCTACATTCTCAGTTCACACAGTGATGGAAGTTACTGTCGGTGGATGGTGGGTGGAGAGGATgtgaatgaggaggaggagaaatcaGACATTCCTTATG GACATTTCCCCTGCAAGGCCATCTCTAAAATTGTTCAGTTACCTACAGTAGAAGG acctCCGTTCCTGCTGTTCAGTGGTGGCATGCCAAGGGCCAGTTATGGGGACAGACACTGTATCACAGTGATCCACAGTAAAACACATGTGGCTCTGGACTTCACCTCCAGGATCATTGACTTCTTTGTCATCAGAGACGGAGACACAG GAGATCCCAGTGCACTTGTGGTCCTGGTAGAGGAGGAGCTGGTAGTGATTGACCTGCAGACAGAAGGCTGGCCGGTCATTCAGACACCGTACCTGGTTCCCCTCCACAGCTCAGCCATCACCTGCTCCCACCACATCTCTGCCATCCCCCTCAAACTGTGGGAAAGAGTCATCGCTGCTGGAGAGCTGCAGAACACACACTATTCAAAAAAG CCGTGGCCGATAACAGGAGGCCAGAACCTGGCCTCAGATCCTCCACAGAGAGACCTGCTGCTCACAGG acatGAGGATggcacagtgtgtttctggGATGCATCAGGAGTCTGTCTATATCCCATGTACAAGTTAAGCACAGCTGGAGTGTTCCACACAGACACTGACCCCAATGACAACATGAACCAAGGCACAGAAGGAGAGTGGCCGCCATTCAGAAAG GTTGGCTGTTTTGAC CCGTACAGTGATGACCCGAGGCTTGGCATTCAGAAGATCCATCTTTGTAAATACAGTGGTTATTTGACTGTGGCTGGTACTGCTGGACAG ATCCTGGTGCTGGAACTGAACGACgaggcagcagagcagaccGTGGAGGCTAAAGTTGTGGACTTGCTGCAGGGCCAAGAAGGATTCCGCTGGAAG GGCCACACGCGGCTGGATATGCGAGAAGAGCCAGTGCTGTTTCCTCCAGGCTTCCAGCCCTTTGCGCTGGTCCAGTGCCAGCCTCCTGCTGTGGTCACCGCCCTCACACTGCACTCAGAGTGGAAGCTGGTAGCTTTTGGCACCAGCCATGGTTTTGGCCTATATGATTACCAACAGAAGAACAACGTCTTCGTCAA GTGTACCTTAAACCCCAGTGACCAGCTTGCCATGGAGGGTCCTCTGTCCAGGGTAAAGAGCATAAAGAAATCTCTCCGACAGTCCTTCAGGAGAATCAGACGCAGCAGGGTCTCACTAAGGAAACATCATGTCAACAATGCTGCAAAG CTTCAGGATGCAAATGCTCGTCTGGAGGCTGAGCTGGCAGAAATGGAGCTGGCTCCTGTCCAGAGGAAGATCGAGGCTCGCTCCTCAGACGACTCCTTCACTGGTCTCGTACGGACGCTGTACTTTGCTGACACCTTCCTCTCGGACA GTTCACACAACACACCCTCCCTATGGGCAGGGACAAATGGcggctgtgtgtttgcatacatGCTCCGCCTTCCCGCTGTAGAGCACAGAGCAGACGAACCTATCACAGCACAGCCGG CTAAGGAGATCCAACTAATGCACCGGGCTCCTGTTGTTGGCATAGTGGTGTTGGAC GGTCACGGTGCTCCTCTCCCTGAACCCCTGGAAGTAGCACATGACCTGGCTCGCTCACCTGACATGCAGGGATCACACCACCTTCTGGTCATATCTGAGGAACAGTTTAAG GTTTTCACCCTGCCTAAGGTGAGTGCTAagatgaagctgaagctgacaGCCGTGGATGGCTCCAGAGTTCGGAGGGTAGGCGTTGCCTGGTTCGGCAGCAACCGGTCAGAGGACTATGGTGAGAGTGGCCTTATGGTTCTGACCAATCAGGGCGACGTCCATGTGGTGTCCCTGCCCACAGTGAAGATGCAGGTTCAGTACCCATGCATCCGCCGTGAGGACGTCAGCGGCATCGCTTCTTGTGTCTTCACCAAGCACGGCCAGG GCTTCTACCTGATCTCTCCATCTGAGTTTGAACGGTTCTCTTTGTCCACCCGCCACCTGGTGGAGCCACGCTGTCTGGTAGAGGTTCCTCCTCATTCAGGCACCTCCACCCAAAACAGGCGACCACCTGATGGAGCTTCATCTGCTCATGG GGATCAAGGACAAGACCGTGAGGATGCAG AAAGCGCAGCTAGACGTGTTATGGAGCATGCTTTGCTGAATGACGAGA AAGTACTTCAAGAGATCCAGAAGTCACTAGAAGGAGACCAGAT GTCGTTGCTGGAGAATAATGTGAAGAGTGCTGTAGCTTGA